In Papio anubis isolate 15944 chromosome 17, Panubis1.0, whole genome shotgun sequence, the following are encoded in one genomic region:
- the LOC101021713 gene encoding translational activator of cytochrome c oxidase 1, giving the protein MAAWAAASLSRAAARCLLARGPGVGAASPRDPRPSHSEPRGCGAAPGRTLHLTAAVPAGHNKWSKVRHIKGPKDVERSRIFSKLCLNIRLAVKEGGPNPEHNSNLANILEVCRSKHMPKSTIEAALKMEKTKDVYLLYACRGPGGSSLLIEALSNSGHKCQSDIRHILNKNGGVMAEGARHSFDKKGVIVVGVEDREKKAVNLERALELAIEAGAEDVKETEDEEERNVFKFICDASSLHQVRKKLDSLGLCSVSCALEFIPNSKVQLAEPDLEQAAHLIQALGNHEDVIHVYDNIE; this is encoded by the exons ATGGCGGCTTGGGCTGCTGCCAGCCTAAGCAGGGCCGCTGCCCGATGCTTGCTGGCACGAGGCCCTGGGGTCGGGGCAGCTTCTCCGCGTGACCCCCGGCCCTCCCACTCCGAGCCCCGGGGCTGCGGTGCCGCACCGGGCAGGACGCTGCACCTCACAGCGGCTGTCCCCGCCGGGCACAACAAGTGGTCCAAAGTCAGGCACATCAAGGGTCCGAAGGACGTCGAAAGAAGTCGCATCTTCTCCAAACTCTGTTTGAACATCCGCCTGGCAGTGaaag AAGGAGGCCCCAACCCTGAGCACAACAgcaacctggccaatattttaGAGGTGTGTCGCAGCAAACATATGCCCAAGTCAACGATTGAGGCAGCGCTGAAAATGGAG AAAACCAAGGACGTGTATTTGCTGTATGCGTGTCGGGGCCCTGGTGGCTCTTCTCTGCTCATTGAGGCATTATCTAACAGTGGCCACAAGTGTCAATCAGACATTAGACATATCCTGAATAAGAATGG AGGAGTGATGGCTGAAGGAGCTCGTCACTCTTTTGACAAAAAGGGGGTGATCGTGGTTGGAGTGGAGGACAGAGAGAAGAAGGCTGTGAATCTAGAGCGTGCCCTGGAGCTGGCAATTGAAGCAGGAGCTGAGGATGTCAAGGAAACTGAAGACGAAGAAGAAAGGAACGTTTTTAAA TTTATTTGTGATGCCTCTTCACTGCACCAAGTGAGGAAGAAACTGGACTCCCTGGGCCTGTGTTCTGTGTCCTGTGCACTAGAGTTCATCCCCAACTCAAAGGTGCAGCTGGCCGAGCCCGACCTGGAACAGGCTGCTCATCTCATCCAGGCTCTCGGCAACCACGAGGATGTGATTCACGTCTATGACAACATTGAATAA